CTTGTAAGGTTACGACGCGCTTTTTCCATTGCTTTTTGAATAGCAGCTGGAACTTCGCGAGCTTTACCATAACCAAACCCTACGCGACCGTTACCGTCACCCACTACTGTTAGAGCAGTGAAACTGAAGATACGACCACCTTTAACTACTTTTGACACACGGTTTACAGCGATAAGCTTTTCGTTCAGATCACTACCGGCTTGTGCTTCAAATTTAGACATGACTCACTCCTTAGAACTGAAGACCAGCTTCACGTGCTGCTTCTGCAAGCGCAGCTACGCGGCCGTGGTACTTAAAGCCTGAACGGTCGAAAGCTACAGATGTAACGCCTTTCTCAGCAGCACGTTCAGCGATTGCTTTACCTACTGCAGTAGCGGCAGCTACATTGCTTAAACTTTCAAGACCGTTAGCAACGGCTTTATCTACTGTTGATGCTGCGGCAATAACCTGTGCATCAGGTGCAATCACCTGCGCGTAAATATGGCGCGGAGTACGGTGAATCACCAGGCGGGTTTTACCCAACTCTTGCATAGCTTTGCGAGTGCGTGTTGCACGACGCAGACGAGCAATTTTCTTTTCCATAGTGTTAACCTACTTCTTCTTAGCCTCTTTACGGCGAACATTTTCGTCAGAGTAACGAACACCTTTACCTTTGTAAGGCTCTGGTGGACGGAACGCGCGAATGTCTGCTGCTACCTGACCAACAACTTGCTTATCAGCACCTTTCAGTACGATTTCAGTTTGTGATGGACACTCTGCTGTAACACCTTCTGGTAAGGTGTATTCTACAGGGTGAGAAAAACCTAAAGTAAGGTTAACTACCGAGCCTTTTACAGCTGCACGGTAACCAACACCTAAAAGAGTCAGTTTTTTCTCAAACCCGTCTGTAACGCCAACAACCATGTTGTTGCTAAGAGCACGAGCTGTACCCGCTTGTGCTGAAGAACCACCTTCAACAACAGCAAATTTCAATTCGTTTTCTTCTTTCGTTACAACAACTGCGTCATTAAAAACGCGAGTCAATGTACCTTTGCTACCTTTAACCGTTAATTCTTGGCCGTTGATATTTACTTCAACGCCAGCAGGAATTGTAACGGGAGCCTTGGCTACGCGAGACATATTACCTACCTCCGGTTAAGCTACGTAACAGACGATTTCACCGCCCATGCCAGCTTTACGTGCTGCACGGTCAGTCATTACGCCTTTAGATGTAGAAACGATTGCAACGCCAAGGCCACCCATAACTTTAGGTAGGTCTTTAGCACCTTTATAAATGCGTAGGCCTGGACGGCTTACACGTTCAATCTTTTCAATAACTTTTTTACCTTCAAAATACTTGAGGGTAACTTCTAATGACTTTTTCACGTCACCAGTCACAGCGTATCCTGTGATGTAACCTTCTTCTTGCAACAAGTTAGCAATTGCCACTTTTACTTTAGATGAAGGCATAACAACAGATACTTTATTTGCTGATTGACCGTTGCGAACGCGAGTCAACATATCTGCAATAGGATCTTGCATGCTCATAATCGTTTACTCCGTAATTAAGTGGATTACCAACTGGCTTTCTTAAGGCCAGGAACCTCACCG
This region of Agarivorans sp. Alg241-V36 genomic DNA includes:
- the rplR gene encoding 50S ribosomal protein L18, which encodes MEKKIARLRRATRTRKAMQELGKTRLVIHRTPRHIYAQVIAPDAQVIAAASTVDKAVANGLESLSNVAAATAVGKAIAERAAEKGVTSVAFDRSGFKYHGRVAALAEAAREAGLQF
- the rplF gene encoding 50S ribosomal protein L6; translated protein: MSRVAKAPVTIPAGVEVNINGQELTVKGSKGTLTRVFNDAVVVTKEENELKFAVVEGGSSAQAGTARALSNNMVVGVTDGFEKKLTLLGVGYRAAVKGSVVNLTLGFSHPVEYTLPEGVTAECPSQTEIVLKGADKQVVGQVAADIRAFRPPEPYKGKGVRYSDENVRRKEAKKK
- the rpsH gene encoding 30S ribosomal protein S8; translation: MSMQDPIADMLTRVRNGQSANKVSVVMPSSKVKVAIANLLQEEGYITGYAVTGDVKKSLEVTLKYFEGKKVIEKIERVSRPGLRIYKGAKDLPKVMGGLGVAIVSTSKGVMTDRAARKAGMGGEIVCYVA